A window of Enterobacter ludwigii genomic DNA:
GGGGTGTCCAAAACCAATCTGCTCTACTACTATCCGTCGAAAGAGGCGCTCTATGTGGCGGTGATGCAGCAGATCCTTGATATCTGGTTGGCACCCCTCAAAGCATTCCGTGAAGAGCTGGCTCCGCTGGTGGCTATTAAGGAGTACATCCGCCTGAAACTTGAGGTGTCGCGTGATTACCCGCAGGCATCAAGGCTGTTCTGTCTGGAGATGCTGCAGGGCGCGCCGCTGTTGCAGGCGGAACTGACGGGGGATTTAAAGCAGCTGGTTGATGATAAATCGGCCATTATTGCCGGATGGGTCGCCAGCGGGAAACTGGCACCGGTCGATCCGCATCATCTGATCTTTATGATTTGGGCCTCCACTCAGCATTACGCTGACTTTGCGGCCCAGGTTGAGGCGGTGACCGGAAAAACGCTCCAGGATGAGGCGTTTTTCCAGAGCACGCTGGAAAATGTGCAGCAGATGATCATTGAAGGGATCCGCGTGCGTTAGTTTCCCGGCGGGAGAGGGCAGCTTAAGTCGCCCTCTTCACACTGCATCAGCGAGGCCAGAAACGCTTCACGCTCCACGGTTTTTTCCGCCAGACACTGATTAACGATCATGGGCTGAACGCTGCCTCCTTCTGTACCCGAACCGATAAATGTGCAGTCCGCATCGCGCAGGGCAATCCAGGCCTGCTGCGCCTTTTTCAGCAGATCTCGCTGGGGGGCTGCCGCGCGTTTGATGACGGCCTGGTACGTCTGGTTGAGTTTTTTATCGGCAGCCTGATACTGCTGCGCGCTACAGGTGTTTAGTTCAAGCTGAGTGGTCGCTTTGTCGCACTCATCGGCCAATGCGCTGGCGCTCATCAGCATTACTGCGCCCGCAATAAGAATTCGTTTCATACACTCCCCAATAAAATAAGGCTCCGTCTCCGGAGCCTTATTAGCACAGCGTTAGCCGATTGTCATCAGGCTGGCGTTACCCCCTGCGGCGGCGGTGTTGACGCTGAGTGAGCGCTCAACGTACAGACGCTCCAGCAACAGGTTGGTTTCACCGCGAGCGAAGCCCTGCACCGAAACAATCGCCCCGCTGCGGGCTGCAACCTGCTCGCACAGTTCACGGAGCTGGTCAGAATCACCGTGGTAGATAACGGCGTCAAACGGCTGCGTCAGCAATGCATCCGCTTTCGCGAAGTGAATGCGGGACGAGACTGCTTTCGGCAGCTGTTTAGCCAGGTCACGATGCAGTGCATCTTCCGGCCACAGCACTTCACAACCGGTCGCCGCGGCAGCAGCCAGCTGCACCAGCGCATCCTGCTCGTTATCCGCCACGCACAGCACGCGCTCACGCGGCATCAGCGTCCAGGTGTTGCGCTCGCCGGTTGGACCCGGCAGCAGACGCTGCGTACCTGCCTGCGCCAGCTCGCCATACTGCTGCGCGAGAGCACGCAGTTCAGGACGTTTTTCCGCCCACGTGATAAGCGCTTCCAGCGGCTGCGTCAGCACGGTTTTCAGCTGCGCATCCACCGGATAGTCTGCGTCCTGACGTGCCAGGGTGACGCCCAGCGCGTTCTCCGGACGGTTCGCCAGCAGACGGTACAGATAGAGCGGACCACCCGCTTTTGGACCCGTACCGGACAAGCCTTCGCCGCCGAACGGCTGCACGCCCACGACCGCGCCAACCATGTTACGGTTCACGTACAGGTTGCCCACTTTGGCGCTACCGGTCACCTGGGCGATGGTTTCGTCAATACGGGTATGGACACCCAGCGTCAGGCCATAGCCGGAATCGTTGATCTGCTCAATCAGCGCGTTAAGGTTGTTACGGTTGTAGCGCACCACGTGGAGCACCGGACCGAAGACCTCTTTTTTCAGTTCGTCGAAGCTCGCCAGTTCAATCAGCGTTGGCGGCACAAAGGTACCGGTGCGCCATTCGCGGGCATCTTCGCTGGTTTCACGTACGGCCTGGAACACCGGACGGCCTTTGGCACGCATGGTCTGAATGTGGTTTTCGATGTTGGCTTTGGCTTCTGCGTCGATCACCGGGCCGATATCGGTGGTGAGACGGCCCGGATTGCCCATACGGCATTCGGACATTGCACCGCGCAGCATCTTCAGCGTGTGGTCGGCCACGTCATCCTGCAGGCACAGCACGCGCAGGGCGGAGCAGCGCTGGCCGGCGCTGTCGAAGGCGGAAGCCAGAACGTCAACCACCACCTGCTCGGTGAGCGCGGAGGAGTCAACGATCATGGCGTTCATGCCGCCGGTTTCCGCGATGAGCGGCGTCGGACGACCCTGCGCGTCAAGACGGGTGGCGATGTTGCGCTGCAGCAGGGAGGCCACTTCGGTCGAGCCGGTGAACATCACGCCGCGCACGCGGTTATCGGCGGTGAGCTTCGCACCGACCGTTTCACCACGGCCAGGCAGCAGCTGAACCACGCCCGCCGGAACGCCGGCTTCCAGAAGAATGTTGATGCCCTGGGCGGCAATCAGCGGGGTTTGTTCTGCCGGTTTTGCCAGCACGCTGTTACCCGCCGCAAGCGCCGCGGCAATCTGGCCGGTGAAGATCGCCAGTGGGAAGTTCCACGGGCTAATACACACGACCGGGCCAAGCGGACGGTGGGTTTCATTATCGAAATCATCACGCACCTGGCCGGCGTAGTAGTGCAGGAAGTCGACGGCCTCGCGCACTTCGGCAATGGCGTTGCTGAAGGTTTTACCCGCTTCGCGCACCAGAATGCCGATGAGCTGTTGCATCTGATCTTCCATCAGCACCGCAGCACGTTCGAGAATGGCGGCACGTTCCTCAGGAGGGGTGGCGAACCAGATAGGGGCGTTATTCACTGCGCTGTCCAGCGCCTGATCCACTTCCGCGTCAGTCGCTTCACGCACGTAGCCGACGATATCTTTTGGCTCCGCCGGGTTAATCACTGGCTGCATTTCTCCATCAGCGACAGGTTGCTCCAGCATTGGTTTAGCCTGCCATTTCTGCAGCGCGCTGTTGAGCAGGGCAGAGGAGAGGGACGCCAGACGGTGTTCGTTGGCGAGATCCAGACCTGCCGAGTTCACGCGGCCTTTGCCGTACAACTCGCGCGGCAGGGCAATCTTCGGATGCGGCAGGCCAATCTGGCCTTCCTGCGCAGCCATCTTCTCCACCGCCTGTACCGGGTCGGCCACCAGCTCGTCCAGCGGCAGGGTGGTATCGGCGATGCGGTTAACGAAGGAGGTGTTCGCGCCGTTTTCCAGCAGACGACGCACCAGGTACGCCAGCAGGGTTTCGTGGGTGCCCACCGGGGCATAGATACGGCACGGACGGTTCAACTTGCCGTCCGCCACTTTACCGGTGACCTGCTCGTACAGCGGTTCACCCATGCCGTGCAGGCACTGGAATTCATACTGGCCCGGGTAGTAGTTCTGTCCGGCCAGGCTGTAGATCGCCGCCAGGGTGTGGGCATTGTGGGTAGCGAACTGCGGATAGATCAGGTTCGGCACGCCGAGCAGCTTTTTCGCACAGGCGAGATAAGAGACGTCGGTGTACACCTTGCGGGTATAGACCGGATAGCCTTCCAGACCGTCCATCTGGGCGCGTTTGATTTCGCTGTCCCAGTAGGCGCCTTTCACAAGACGGATCATCAGGCGGCGACGGCTGCGGCTTGCCAGGTCAATCAGATAATCAATGACGAACGGACAGCGCTTCTGGTAGGCCTGAATAACGAAACCAATCCCGTTCCAGCCCGCCAGCTCTGGCTCGAAGCACAGTTTTTCCAGCAGATCGAGAGAGATCTCCAGACGGTCGGCCTCTTCGGCATCGATGTTAATACCAATATCATACTGGCGCGCCAGCAGGGTCAGCGATTTCAGTCGTGGGTAGAGTTCTTCCATCACCCGGTCGTACTGCGCGCGGCTGTAGCGCGGGTGCAGCGCGGACAGCTTAATGGAGATGCCCGGGCCTTCATAAATCCCGCGACCGTTTGACGCTTTACCAATGGCGTGGATCGCCTGCTGGTAAGAAACCATATAGGCCTGCGCGTCGGCGGCGGTCAGCGCTGCTTCACCCAGCATGTCGTACGAGTAGCGGAAACCTTTATCTTCCAGCTTGCGGGCGTTTGCCAGCGCTTCGGCAATGGTTTCACCCGTGACAAACTGCTCTCCCATCAGGCGCATCGCCATATCCACGCCCTTGCGGATCAGCGGTTCGCCGCTCTTGCCGATGATGCGGTTCAGGGAACGGGAGAGGTTGGCTTCGTTATGGGTCGAGACCAGCTTGCCGGTAAACAGCAGACCCCAGGTGGCGGCGTTAACGAACAGCGACGGGCTGCGGCCAATGTGTGACTGCCAGTTACCGTTGCTGATCTTGTCGCGGATCAGCGCGTCACGGGTGGCTTTATCCGGAATACGCAGCAGCGCTTCCGCGAGGCACATCAGCGCCACGCCTTCCTGTGACGAGAGGGAAAATTCCTGCAGCAGACCCTGAACCATTCCGGCGCGGCCGGTGGCGGTTTTCTGGTTACGCAGCTTGTCGGCTAATTGATATGCCAGGCTGTGTGCCTGCGCGGCAATCGCTTCCGGCAGGCGGGCCTGCTCCAGCAGCATCGGAACGGCGTCGGTTTCGGCACGGCGCCAGGCGCCGGTGATGGCGGCACGGCTGACGGATTGCGGCAGGATCTGCTCGGCAAATTCAAGGAACGGCTGATGACTGTCTTCGCCCGCGATCGGGGCTTCCTCACTTTCATTCGCCGCGCCAGCCAGCAGGGCAGGCAGCTCTGGCAGACCGTCTTCACTCTCCAGTCTTTCCAGATAGTTAAAAATTGCCTGCTTGATTAGCCAGTGTGGTGTGCGGTCAATGCGGGTGGCTGCGGACTTAATCCGTTCGCGCGTTGCGTCATCCAGCTTAACCCCCATGGTGGTCATACCCATGCCAAAACTCCTGTTGTTCTTTAATAGTGTTCTGTCGTTAGCGTGAAATATCCACCATGTTGCAACTTTGTGCAACCGTGTTAAATGTGACCTGGTTTGCAACCCAGAAAATGAATGGATTGTTAATGAATGGTTAGCTGGAAAAAAGAGCTGGCTTCTGCATCGCAGGCCTGTTTTTATGCGGCGCTTAACATTTTTAAAAGGTGCAACCCGTATAAGTGTGAGCGAGTGCAACCTATAGGAAAGTTGTATCAAGCCAGGGATGAATTTGATGTAAATGCAGTGTTAAATCGTTTGTCAGCGGGGTGCGCATACGGCAGGATAGCGCGCCCAACGGAAACACAAGATACATTCACCACGTTCCGGTGATCATATAACAAGGCAGCCCGGACGGTTGTCGCTCGACTTTTTGGAGAATTTGAATGGCTATTAGCACACCGATGCTGGTGACATTTCTCGTTTATATTTTTGGCATGATCCTTATAGGGTTTTTGGCATGGCGTTCAACAAAGAACTTTGACGACTACATTCTGGGCGGACGTAGTTTAGGCCCGATGGTGACCGCGTTATCTGCGGGGGCATCAGACATGAGCGGCTGGCTGCTGATGGGGTTACCAGGCGCGATTTTCATCTCCGGTATTTCAGAAAGCTGGATTGCCATCGGCCTGACTGTCGGGGCATGGATCAACTGGAAACTGGTGGCAGGCCGTCTGCGTGTGCATACCGAGGCCAATAATAACGCCCTGACGCTGCCGGATTACTTCACCGGACGCTTTGAAGATAACAGCCGCATCCTGCGCATTATCTCTGCGGTGGTTATTCTGCTGTTCTTCACCATCTACTGTGCCTCCGGCATTGTGGCGGGCGCGCGTCTGTTCGAAAGCACCTTCGGCATGAGCTACGAAACCGCCCTCTGGGCCGGTGCTGCGGCGACCATCCTGTATACCTTCGTGGGCGGTTTCCTGGCCGTAAGCTGGACAGACACCGTGCAGGCGAGCCTGATGATCTTCGCCCTGATCCTGACCCCGGTGATTGTGATTTTCACCGTTGGCGGCTTTGCCGATTCGCTGGAAGTGATCAAACAGAAGAGCATTGAAAACGTCGACATGCTGAAAGGGCTGAACTTCGTTGCCATCGTGTCGCTGATGGGCTGGGGTCTGGGTTACTTCGGTCAGCCGCATATTCTGGCGCGCTTTATGGCCGCGGACTCTCACCACACCATCGTGCATGCGCGTCGTATCAGTATGACGTGGATGATCCTGTGTCTGGCGGGTGCGTGTGCGGTAGGTTTCTTTGGTATCGCGTACTTCAACAATAACCCGGCACAGGCGGGCGCGGTGAACCAGAACGCCGAACGTGTGTTTATCGAGCTGGCGCAGATTCTGTTTAACCCGTGGATTGCCGGTATTCTGCTCTCCGCGATCCTGGCGGCGGTGATGTCTACCCTGAGCTGTCAGCTGCTGGTCTGCTCCAGTGCCATCACCGAAGACCTGTACAAAGCTTTCCTGCGCAAAGGTGCAAGCCAGAAAGAGCTGGTGTGGGTAGGGCGCTTTATGGTTCTGCTGGTGGCGCTGGTGGCGATTGCACTGGCGGCCAACCCGGAAAACCGCGTGCTGGGCCTCGTGAGCTACGCATGGGCGGGCTTTGGTGCGGCATTTGGTCCGGTCGTGCTGTTCTCCGTCATGTGGTCACGTATGACCCGTAACGGCGCGCTGGCGGGAATGATTATCGGTGCGCTGACCGTTATCGTCTGGAAACAGTTCGCGTGGCTGGGCCTGTATGAAATCATTCCGGGCTTCATTTTCGGTAGCATTGGTATTGTGGTCTTCAGCCTGCTGGGTAAAGCGCCGTCAGCCTCCATGCAGAAACGCTTTGCTGAAGCAGATGCGCATTACCGCTCTGCACCACCGACGAAGCTGCAGCCGGAATAATTTTTTCCTCGGAACACTGAAGGCCGGGCAAGCGCTAGCGCTGCCCGGCTTTTTTCTTGCCAAAATCCGTAATTTCCTGTGATATCCATGTGCTTATAACAATGAGGATAGCGAAGCATGACAATCAAAACAGGGGTAATGGCAGCGGCATTACTGATGCTGGCTGGCTGCACTGCGCCATCGCAACACGCGGCGGTAGAGACCTGCAAAGCGGATAACCAGATGCAGCAAACAACGCTCTATTTCGGACTGAACCGTCCGGCTGGGGCGCAGATCACCAGTAACGAGTGGCAGCAGTTTGTTGATCAGGACGTTACACCGCGTTTTCGTGACGGTCTGACGGTATTTGATGCGCGTGGGCAGTGGTTAGGGAACGACGGGAAAGTGGCGCGTGAACCGAGTAAAGCATTGATGCTGATCCACGGTAAAGATGCGCAGAGTGAAAAGAACATCGAAGCGTTACGCGGGATTTATAAATCCCGCTTCGCGCAGGAATCGGTGATGCGTGTCGACCAGCCGGTTTGCGTGCAGTTTTAATCGCAACGGCGGGATATCCCGCCGTTCTCATTTACAACACTAAACCCGCAAAACTCGCTGACAGCAGACTCACCAGCGTCGCGCCATACACCAGACGCAAACCAAAACGTGACACCACGTTCCCCTGCTGCTCGTTCAGGCCTTTAATCGCCCCGGCCACAATGCCGATGGATGCAAAGTTCGCGAACGACACCAGGAAGATGGACAAAATACCCAGCCCGCGCGGTGACATCGCATGAGCGATTTTTTGCAGCTCAATCATCGCCACAAATTCATTCGCCACCAGTTTGGTTGCCATAATACTGCCCGCATTTAAGGCATCGCTCAGAGGAATGCCCACCAGCCACGCCAGGGGATAAAATACATAACCCAGGATTTGCTGGAAGCTCATGCCAAACAGGCTGGAGAAGAGGGCGTTAACGGCGCTAATAAGGGCAATAAAGCCAATCAGCATCGCCAGAATAATCATCGCCACTTTAAAACCGGCCAGAATATACTCGCCGAGCATTTCGAAGAAGCTCTGGGATTCATGCAGTTTTTCAAGTTTGATATCCGGCTCCGCTTCCGGGCGCGCCGGGTTGATGACGGAGAGAATAATAAAAGTGCTGAACATGTTCAGAATCAGCGCCGCCACCACAAATTTGGCATCGAGCATGGTCATATAGGCGCCAACAATCGACAAAGAGACCGTCGACATGGCTGTAGCCGCCATCGTGAAGAGACGACGTGAGGAGAGATCGCCCAGCACGCCTTTGTAGGCAATGAAGTTTTCAGACTGGCCGAGGATCAATGAACTCACCGCATTAAAGGATTCCAGCTTGCCCATACCGTTCAGTTTTGACAGCAGCGTGCCGATCACCCGAATAAATATCGGCAGAATTCGCCAGTGTTGCAGAATACCGATCAGCGCGGAAATAAAAATAATCGGGCAAAGTACGCCGAGGAAAATGAACGCCAGCCCTTTTTCACCCATTCCGCCAAAGACAAAATTGGTGCCTTCGGCAGCAAATTTCAGCAGTGATTCAAAGAACCCTGAGACGTATTTAATCAGGAATAACCCGCTTTCGGCGTGCAGGAAAAAGAACGCCAGAGCAATCTCAATGACAATCAGCTGTAAAACAAAACGAATGCGAACTTTTCGGCGGTCGAAACTCACCAGCCAGGCCAGCGCAAGAATAATCACCAGCGCCAGCAGGAAATGGACAATCTTAAACATAATTAATTTTCACCAGGTGTTTGAGGCAGGTATTTAGCCACAGCCCTGATTAACCGTAAATGGGCATTTTCGTTATAACTTATAAACTTAACGATAACGACGGCAACTATTACCAGACTTTGCGTTTACAACTCGTCATCAAAACAACACACATTTCGCTTGTTTTTCTCTTCGCCGTAATGATAATCACTATCACAAGAATTTACCTTTCTTTGCATCAGTTGACTGCGATAAACATTTAAGGTGTCGGCATGTTTGTTCCATTTCTCATTATGTTGCGTGAAGGGCTCGAAGCTGCCCTCATCGTCAGTCTCATCGCCAGTTATCTGAAGCGAACCCGGCGTGGACGCTGGATTGGCGTCATGTGGGTGGGGGTGTTCCTTGCCGCGGCGCTCTGTCTGGGCCTGGGCATCCTGATCAATGAAACCACCGGTGAATTCCCGCAGAAAGAGCAGGAGCTGTTTGAAGGCATCGTTGCGGTGATCGCGGTGGTGATCCTCACCTGGATGGTGTTCTGGATGCGTAAAGTCTCCCGTAACGTAAAGGTACAGCTGGAGCAGGCGGTGGATAACGCCCTGCAAAAGAGCAATAACCACGGCTGGGCGCTGATCATGATGGTCTTTTTCGCCGTCGCGCGTGAAGGCCTGGAGTCCGTTTTCTTCCTGCTGGCGGCGTTTCAGCAGGATGTCGGCATTTGGCCGCCGTTAGGTGCGATGCTGGGCCTTGCTACGGCTGTGGTGCTGGGTTTCCTGCTCTACTGGGGCGGCATTCGCCTTAACCTGGGGGCCTTCTTCAAGTGGACGAGTCTGTTTATTCTGCTGGTGGCGGCAGGGCTGGCGGCAGGGGCGATTCGCGCCTTCCATGAAGCGGGCCTGTGGAACCATTTCCAGGACGTGGCGTTTGATCTCAGCAACGTTCTTTCCACTCATTCACTGACCGGCACCCTGCTCGAAGGCATCTTCGGCTATCAGGAAACCCCGAGCGTCAGCGAAGTGGCGATGTACTTTATCTATCTCATTCCGGCGCTGGTGCTGTTCGCAATGCCGCCGCGTTCCGGCACGCAGGCGTCGCGCGTTACACCATAATATTTGCTTTAGTTACAACATACTTTAAAAGGGAAGAGCCATGGCAATTCAGTTCCGTCGTAGTGCATTATGCGCAGGCATCGCCGCGCTGTTCGCTTCTGCATTCTCCGCCTGGGGTGCGGATGTTCCTCAGGTTAAAGTCACCGTCAATGACAAGCAGTGTGAGCCGATGACCCTCACGGTTAACAGCGGCAAGACCCAGTTTATTATCCAGAACCACAGCCAGAAGGCGCTGGAGTGGGAAATTCTGAAGGGTGTACTGGTGGTGGAAGAGCGCGAAAATATCGCTCCTGGCTTCAGCCAGAAGATGACCGCCAACCTGCAGCCGGGCGAGTATGAGATGACCTGCGGTCTGCTGACTAACCCTAAAGGTAAGCTGATCGTCAAAGGTGAAGCAACGGCCGATGCGACGAAAGGTGCGGCGGTGCTGAGCCTGGGTGAGGCGATTACCGCCTATAAAGCGTATGTCTCCAAAGAGACGGCCGACCTGGTTGCGGGTACCAAAGCCTTTACCGATGCGGTGAAAGCAGGTGATATCGAAAAAGCGAAATCCCTCTATGCGCCAACCCGTCAGCACTACGAGCGTATCGAGCCGATTGCCGAGTTGTTCTCTGACCTTGATGGCAGCATTGATGCCCGCGAAGACGATTTCGAGCAGAAAGCGGCCGATCCGAAATTCACCGGTTTCCACCGTCTGGAGAAAGCCCTGTTTGGCGACAACTCCACCAAAGGGATGGAGAAATACGCTGAGCAACTGAACGGTGACGTGCTGGAGTTGCAAAAGCGCATCAGCGAGCTGGCTTTCCCACCGTCAAAAGTGGTGGGCGG
This region includes:
- a CDS encoding DUF3574 domain-containing protein is translated as MTIKTGVMAAALLMLAGCTAPSQHAAVETCKADNQMQQTTLYFGLNRPAGAQITSNEWQQFVDQDVTPRFRDGLTVFDARGQWLGNDGKVAREPSKALMLIHGKDAQSEKNIEALRGIYKSRFAQESVMRVDQPVCVQF
- a CDS encoding FTR1 family protein gives rise to the protein MFVPFLIMLREGLEAALIVSLIASYLKRTRRGRWIGVMWVGVFLAAALCLGLGILINETTGEFPQKEQELFEGIVAVIAVVILTWMVFWMRKVSRNVKVQLEQAVDNALQKSNNHGWALIMMVFFAVAREGLESVFFLLAAFQQDVGIWPPLGAMLGLATAVVLGFLLYWGGIRLNLGAFFKWTSLFILLVAAGLAAGAIRAFHEAGLWNHFQDVAFDLSNVLSTHSLTGTLLEGIFGYQETPSVSEVAMYFIYLIPALVLFAMPPRSGTQASRVTP
- the putP gene encoding sodium/proline symporter PutP, producing the protein MAISTPMLVTFLVYIFGMILIGFLAWRSTKNFDDYILGGRSLGPMVTALSAGASDMSGWLLMGLPGAIFISGISESWIAIGLTVGAWINWKLVAGRLRVHTEANNNALTLPDYFTGRFEDNSRILRIISAVVILLFFTIYCASGIVAGARLFESTFGMSYETALWAGAAATILYTFVGGFLAVSWTDTVQASLMIFALILTPVIVIFTVGGFADSLEVIKQKSIENVDMLKGLNFVAIVSLMGWGLGYFGQPHILARFMAADSHHTIVHARRISMTWMILCLAGACAVGFFGIAYFNNNPAQAGAVNQNAERVFIELAQILFNPWIAGILLSAILAAVMSTLSCQLLVCSSAITEDLYKAFLRKGASQKELVWVGRFMVLLVALVAIALAANPENRVLGLVSYAWAGFGAAFGPVVLFSVMWSRMTRNGALAGMIIGALTVIVWKQFAWLGLYEIIPGFIFGSIGIVVFSLLGKAPSASMQKRFAEADAHYRSAPPTKLQPE
- a CDS encoding iron uptake system protein EfeO, with the protein product MAIQFRRSALCAGIAALFASAFSAWGADVPQVKVTVNDKQCEPMTLTVNSGKTQFIIQNHSQKALEWEILKGVLVVEERENIAPGFSQKMTANLQPGEYEMTCGLLTNPKGKLIVKGEATADATKGAAVLSLGEAITAYKAYVSKETADLVAGTKAFTDAVKAGDIEKAKSLYAPTRQHYERIEPIAELFSDLDGSIDAREDDFEQKAADPKFTGFHRLEKALFGDNSTKGMEKYAEQLNGDVLELQKRISELAFPPSKVVGGAAGLIEEVAASKISGEEDRYSHTDLWDFQANVDGSQKIVDLLRPQLQKENSELLAKVDANFKKVDAILAKYRTKDGFETYDKLTDADRNALKGPITALAEDLSLLRGVLGLD
- a CDS encoding NupC/NupG family nucleoside CNT transporter, producing MFKIVHFLLALVIILALAWLVSFDRRKVRIRFVLQLIVIEIALAFFFLHAESGLFLIKYVSGFFESLLKFAAEGTNFVFGGMGEKGLAFIFLGVLCPIIFISALIGILQHWRILPIFIRVIGTLLSKLNGMGKLESFNAVSSLILGQSENFIAYKGVLGDLSSRRLFTMAATAMSTVSLSIVGAYMTMLDAKFVVAALILNMFSTFIILSVINPARPEAEPDIKLEKLHESQSFFEMLGEYILAGFKVAMIILAMLIGFIALISAVNALFSSLFGMSFQQILGYVFYPLAWLVGIPLSDALNAGSIMATKLVANEFVAMIELQKIAHAMSPRGLGILSIFLVSFANFASIGIVAGAIKGLNEQQGNVVSRFGLRLVYGATLVSLLSASFAGLVL
- the rutR gene encoding HTH-type transcriptional regulator RutR, giving the protein MTQGAVKTPGKRSQAVSAKKQAILSAALETFSQFGIHGTRLEQVAEQSGVSKTNLLYYYPSKEALYVAVMQQILDIWLAPLKAFREELAPLVAIKEYIRLKLEVSRDYPQASRLFCLEMLQGAPLLQAELTGDLKQLVDDKSAIIAGWVASGKLAPVDPHHLIFMIWASTQHYADFAAQVEAVTGKTLQDEAFFQSTLENVQQMIIEGIRVR
- a CDS encoding lysozyme inhibitor LprI family protein yields the protein MKRILIAGAVMLMSASALADECDKATTQLELNTCSAQQYQAADKKLNQTYQAVIKRAAAPQRDLLKKAQQAWIALRDADCTFIGSGTEGGSVQPMIVNQCLAEKTVEREAFLASLMQCEEGDLSCPLPPGN
- the putA gene encoding trifunctional transcriptional regulator/proline dehydrogenase/L-glutamate gamma-semialdehyde dehydrogenase yields the protein MGMTTMGVKLDDATRERIKSAATRIDRTPHWLIKQAIFNYLERLESEDGLPELPALLAGAANESEEAPIAGEDSHQPFLEFAEQILPQSVSRAAITGAWRRAETDAVPMLLEQARLPEAIAAQAHSLAYQLADKLRNQKTATGRAGMVQGLLQEFSLSSQEGVALMCLAEALLRIPDKATRDALIRDKISNGNWQSHIGRSPSLFVNAATWGLLFTGKLVSTHNEANLSRSLNRIIGKSGEPLIRKGVDMAMRLMGEQFVTGETIAEALANARKLEDKGFRYSYDMLGEAALTAADAQAYMVSYQQAIHAIGKASNGRGIYEGPGISIKLSALHPRYSRAQYDRVMEELYPRLKSLTLLARQYDIGINIDAEEADRLEISLDLLEKLCFEPELAGWNGIGFVIQAYQKRCPFVIDYLIDLASRSRRRLMIRLVKGAYWDSEIKRAQMDGLEGYPVYTRKVYTDVSYLACAKKLLGVPNLIYPQFATHNAHTLAAIYSLAGQNYYPGQYEFQCLHGMGEPLYEQVTGKVADGKLNRPCRIYAPVGTHETLLAYLVRRLLENGANTSFVNRIADTTLPLDELVADPVQAVEKMAAQEGQIGLPHPKIALPRELYGKGRVNSAGLDLANEHRLASLSSALLNSALQKWQAKPMLEQPVADGEMQPVINPAEPKDIVGYVREATDAEVDQALDSAVNNAPIWFATPPEERAAILERAAVLMEDQMQQLIGILVREAGKTFSNAIAEVREAVDFLHYYAGQVRDDFDNETHRPLGPVVCISPWNFPLAIFTGQIAAALAAGNSVLAKPAEQTPLIAAQGINILLEAGVPAGVVQLLPGRGETVGAKLTADNRVRGVMFTGSTEVASLLQRNIATRLDAQGRPTPLIAETGGMNAMIVDSSALTEQVVVDVLASAFDSAGQRCSALRVLCLQDDVADHTLKMLRGAMSECRMGNPGRLTTDIGPVIDAEAKANIENHIQTMRAKGRPVFQAVRETSEDAREWRTGTFVPPTLIELASFDELKKEVFGPVLHVVRYNRNNLNALIEQINDSGYGLTLGVHTRIDETIAQVTGSAKVGNLYVNRNMVGAVVGVQPFGGEGLSGTGPKAGGPLYLYRLLANRPENALGVTLARQDADYPVDAQLKTVLTQPLEALITWAEKRPELRALAQQYGELAQAGTQRLLPGPTGERNTWTLMPRERVLCVADNEQDALVQLAAAAATGCEVLWPEDALHRDLAKQLPKAVSSRIHFAKADALLTQPFDAVIYHGDSDQLRELCEQVAARSGAIVSVQGFARGETNLLLERLYVERSLSVNTAAAGGNASLMTIG